The following proteins come from a genomic window of Patescibacteria group bacterium:
- the radA gene encoding DNA repair protein RadA translates to MKTYSKFICQQCGYESASWLGKCPNCGTWNSLVETAVMEPASSKRTTLREGKINPQKLSEIKSLSQKRILTGLEELDRVLGGGIVPGSVVLLAGNPGIGKSTLLLQICAKLGGLYVCGEESPEQVKIRAERLKIKTDSLLLFPEIDADIICTQIQELKPLMVIIDSIQTLETSDLTGASGSVGQIRECATRLTRVAKQLGVPIFLIGHVTKEGAIAGPMVLEHLVDTVLILEGEKFYPGRTLHSLKNRFGPTDEVGIFQIEDGGMVEIKNPSALFLQEREKEVPGSVVVPLLEGTRPILVEIQALAVPTNLAFPRRIASGFDQGRLTILAAIINRRLGLPLQSWDIFVNIPGGLVVHEPAADLGVALAIISSFKGKALPSKSFVFGEVGLLGEIRKVIGEEKRVKEARRLGFTIPITPTNVKTLVSVSQKILR, encoded by the coding sequence ATGAAGACTTACTCTAAATTCATCTGTCAGCAGTGCGGGTATGAATCGGCTTCGTGGTTGGGGAAATGTCCCAATTGCGGTACCTGGAATTCACTCGTCGAAACCGCCGTTATGGAACCTGCGTCTTCTAAAAGGACTACTTTAAGAGAAGGCAAGATAAACCCGCAAAAACTTTCCGAAATCAAAAGTCTTTCCCAAAAAAGAATTTTAACCGGTCTTGAGGAATTGGATCGGGTTTTAGGCGGGGGAATTGTCCCCGGGAGTGTTGTTCTTCTGGCGGGTAATCCCGGTATCGGTAAATCAACTTTGCTTTTACAAATTTGTGCCAAGTTAGGGGGTCTTTATGTTTGCGGCGAAGAGTCCCCGGAGCAAGTAAAAATCCGCGCCGAGCGCTTAAAAATTAAGACCGATAGTCTTTTACTATTTCCGGAGATTGATGCGGATATAATTTGTACCCAAATACAAGAATTAAAGCCGTTAATGGTTATTATTGATTCTATTCAAACTTTAGAAACTTCCGACCTAACCGGGGCCAGCGGTTCTGTTGGACAAATCCGAGAGTGCGCAACACGATTGACGCGGGTGGCCAAACAATTAGGGGTGCCGATTTTTTTAATCGGTCATGTGACCAAAGAAGGAGCCATTGCCGGACCAATGGTTTTGGAACACTTAGTGGATACGGTTTTAATTTTGGAAGGCGAAAAATTTTATCCGGGTCGGACTTTACATTCTTTGAAAAACCGTTTTGGCCCAACGGATGAGGTCGGTATTTTCCAAATCGAGGACGGAGGGATGGTCGAAATTAAAAACCCCTCGGCTTTATTTTTACAGGAAAGAGAAAAAGAGGTTCCCGGTTCGGTCGTTGTCCCTCTTTTAGAAGGAACAAGACCAATCCTGGTCGAAATTCAGGCCCTCGCGGTGCCGACAAACTTAGCTTTTCCCCGCCGTATCGCCAGTGGTTTTGATCAGGGTCGTTTAACGATTTTGGCCGCCATTATTAATCGCCGCTTGGGTTTGCCCCTCCAATCATGGGATATTTTTGTCAATATTCCCGGCGGCTTGGTCGTGCACGAGCCGGCGGCTGATTTAGGCGTGGCCTTGGCGATTATTTCCAGTTTTAAAGGTAAAGCCCTACCTTCAAAAAGTTTTGTTTTTGGTGAAGTCGGGCTTTTGGGCGAAATAAGAAAAGTCATCGGCGAAGAAAAAAGGGTCAAAGAGGCTAGGCGCTTAGGTTTCACCATACCCATTACCCCCACCAATGTTAAGACACTCGTCAGTGTCAGTCAAAAAATCCTCCGTTAA
- a CDS encoding DUF2723 domain-containing protein — translation MAKGKLTVGMGFLLVFSVLMVFYLKTLLPTVGFWDTGELQTIASTFDIGHPTGYPTYIVLGKIWLTIFPFGSVAWRMNLFSAICVSLSSGFLFLLIKKITKDSAVSFLAGLVFGLGKPIWDMAVRAEVHSLHLLLTTMVIFLFYKIIVEKQAELLSVVSLLIGLSIGNHMLSIFFLPLLGLTFLLKIKSLNLKLLINSLLLFLLGLSVYLLLPILSLVKEPLVINYKIDNLTNFYRHVFGSDFSGFMHAWTKNSFKETMLYYYSSLGTFLPSFFLIPAAIGFFFGLKKLSQFTILTLILFLSTLYFSLHYQNAILERYFISSFLIIIIWGFSSFSFINQTIGRLSFLILFLLIFMLFGEIKTNYPLVDQSQNYQALIYAENTLKIVPKDSVIFAWWSYSTPLWYLTKVEKIRNDVTIINDGPEKWLELAKKFNGIRPVYFIEKIPLQDQDYELEAAKTIFRLKKKN, via the coding sequence ATGGCTAAGGGAAAACTAACCGTTGGTATGGGTTTTTTGCTTGTTTTTTCAGTTTTAATGGTTTTCTATTTGAAAACTTTATTACCAACAGTCGGTTTTTGGGACACCGGTGAATTACAAACAATTGCCTCTACTTTTGATATCGGTCATCCGACCGGTTACCCGACCTATATCGTCCTTGGTAAAATTTGGTTGACCATTTTTCCTTTTGGCTCAGTCGCTTGGCGCATGAATCTCTTTTCCGCCATCTGTGTTTCTTTATCCTCTGGCTTTTTATTTTTATTAATAAAAAAGATCACTAAAGATTCGGCCGTCTCTTTCTTGGCGGGGTTAGTTTTCGGCTTGGGCAAACCAATCTGGGACATGGCGGTAAGAGCGGAAGTCCATAGCCTTCATTTGTTATTGACGACGATGGTGATTTTTCTTTTTTATAAAATAATCGTTGAAAAACAAGCGGAATTATTATCCGTTGTCTCCTTACTTATTGGTTTATCAATTGGCAACCATATGCTTTCGATTTTTTTTCTGCCTCTTTTGGGCTTGACGTTTCTTCTAAAAATTAAATCGCTTAACCTTAAATTATTAATTAATTCGTTGCTTTTATTTTTGCTGGGGCTTTCGGTTTATCTTTTATTACCGATCCTGTCTTTAGTTAAGGAGCCGTTAGTCATTAATTATAAAATTGACAATTTGACTAATTTTTACCGTCACGTTTTCGGCAGCGATTTTTCCGGGTTCATGCACGCATGGACGAAGAACAGTTTTAAGGAGACAATGCTTTATTATTATTCGAGCCTTGGGACCTTCTTGCCCTCGTTTTTTTTGATACCGGCAGCCATCGGCTTCTTCTTTGGATTAAAAAAACTTTCTCAATTTACAATTCTGACTCTTATTTTATTCCTTTCGACCCTCTACTTTAGCCTTCATTATCAGAACGCGATTTTGGAACGTTATTTTATCTCTTCTTTTTTAATCATTATCATCTGGGGTTTTAGTAGTTTTTCCTTTATTAACCAGACAATCGGTCGTCTTTCTTTCTTAATTTTATTTTTACTGATTTTTATGTTGTTTGGGGAGATAAAAACCAATTATCCTTTAGTTGACCAAAGCCAAAACTACCAGGCGCTAATTTATGCCGAAAACACCCTAAAGATTGTTCCCAAAGATAGCGTTATTTTTGCGTGGTGGAGTTATTCCACACCGCTTTGGTATTTAACTAAAGTTGAAAAAATAAGAAACGACGTGACCATCATTAATGATGGGCCGGAGAAGTGGCTGGAATTGGCTAAAAAATTTAATGGAATCAGGCCGGTTTATTTTATCGAAAAAATACCCCTTCAAGATCAAGATTATGAACTTGAAGCGGCGAAGACAATCTTTCGGCTTAAAAAGAAAAATTAA
- a CDS encoding glycosyltransferase family 39 protein, with protein MPLLLFLAFLGRLFLLPLPGFGIDINDWMAWANHLLAVGPARFYGTIWCDYLPAYLYVLWFLADLHRFIPNLPYEILMKIPAVLADLGIGFFIYQTVKENRSSRLALLTAGLFLFNPFTFFNSAIWGQIDSVFSLSLLSSVFLLLKKREKLSFVVLGVSCLLKPQAIFFLPLFLLWMVTKKATVGEIVINLFAFAGSIFLISLPFFPQNPLSGLMQLTIKSSNTYPYTSLFAVNLWGLLGTWEPDNLNFMGLSYQFWGFLLLASGLLFTYFLYWQKKNVMFFFFSAALIVLMFFMLPTRVHERWFYAFFPFFLITAALTNKRKIWFGYGTLSVLHFLNLYYVYTYYNQNFLKITQLTDFIGNNFKFLSFLSVTIFGLILVWGIRGLGKLEKFVWEKKIKREMILVIFLFFVSFLIRVIRLDIPKTYIFDEVYHAFTAVEMEKGNLAAWEWWNTPPKGFAYEWTHPPLAKEMMILGIKIFGENSFAWRFPVALFGAGVIVLGYLLGKQLFNQRVGLITAFLLNFDGLVFVQSRIGMNDTFFLFFMLLAFYLFTRYRSEAGSSLFQPAPGSASIQRPGHSTLFFPMGGVRGALEKGDTHLLFMSISLGLALASKWTAMYAIGILGGLFLFRAVANEFFRSTLSTLIKKSSDSTQSDLGQDEAVSCEATKIVGRHLLRGFFKFLLIFLAIPLLVYLFTYLPFFAGGHTWQQFDGLQHQMWWYHTGLKATHPFTSSWYSWPFMFRPVWYYVDYGKETIANIYAMGNPAIWWFGLLAVGYTLVLSIKYLVLSIKRKYFIPDTFYLILIVVGYFGFFLPWALSPRIMFLYHYLPSIPFMCLALGYSLDKLWQSPRFKILAIYYLILVILVFVYFYPHLSALPILKELNETYFWFPSWR; from the coding sequence ATGCCCTTATTATTGTTTCTGGCCTTTTTAGGAAGATTGTTTCTCTTGCCGTTGCCTGGCTTTGGCATTGATATCAATGATTGGATGGCCTGGGCCAACCATCTTTTAGCGGTCGGGCCGGCGCGATTTTATGGCACGATTTGGTGCGATTATTTACCGGCCTATCTTTATGTTCTTTGGTTTTTGGCAGATCTCCATAGGTTTATTCCCAATCTTCCTTATGAAATTTTAATGAAAATTCCGGCGGTTTTGGCTGATTTGGGGATTGGTTTTTTTATTTATCAGACAGTCAAAGAAAACCGCTCTTCCAGGCTGGCTCTTTTAACCGCCGGTTTATTTTTATTTAATCCGTTCACTTTTTTTAACAGCGCTATCTGGGGACAAATTGATTCGGTTTTTAGTTTGTCGCTTCTTTCAAGCGTTTTTCTCTTGTTAAAAAAAAGAGAAAAGCTAAGCTTTGTCGTTTTGGGAGTCTCATGTCTTTTGAAGCCGCAGGCCATCTTTTTCCTCCCTTTATTTCTTTTATGGATGGTTACCAAAAAAGCAACGGTAGGCGAGATTGTCATTAATCTTTTCGCTTTTGCGGGCAGTATTTTCTTGATCAGCCTGCCGTTTTTTCCTCAAAATCCGCTTTCCGGATTAATGCAGCTTACCATCAAAAGCAGTAATACCTATCCTTATACCTCGCTCTTTGCCGTAAATTTATGGGGTCTTTTGGGGACCTGGGAACCAGACAATTTAAATTTTATGGGCTTGTCTTATCAGTTTTGGGGTTTTCTTCTTTTAGCCTCGGGTTTGCTTTTTACCTATTTTCTTTATTGGCAAAAGAAAAACGTCATGTTTTTCTTTTTTTCGGCAGCCCTGATCGTTTTAATGTTTTTTATGTTGCCGACGCGCGTGCACGAGCGCTGGTTTTATGCTTTTTTTCCTTTTTTTCTCATTACGGCGGCTTTGACTAACAAAAGAAAAATCTGGTTTGGTTACGGGACATTATCGGTTCTTCATTTTCTAAATCTTTATTACGTTTACACTTATTACAATCAGAATTTTCTGAAAATTACCCAATTGACAGATTTTATCGGTAACAACTTCAAATTTTTAAGTTTTCTTTCGGTGACAATTTTTGGCTTAATTTTAGTTTGGGGAATAAGGGGATTGGGGAAATTAGAGAAATTTGTCTGGGAGAAAAAGATAAAAAGAGAAATGATTTTAGTTATTTTCCTGTTTTTTGTAAGCTTTCTTATTAGAGTGATACGTTTAGATATTCCAAAGACTTACATATTTGATGAAGTTTACCACGCTTTTACGGCCGTGGAAATGGAAAAGGGAAATTTAGCGGCCTGGGAGTGGTGGAATACGCCGCCTAAGGGTTTTGCCTATGAATGGACGCATCCGCCTTTGGCCAAGGAAATGATGATTTTGGGGATTAAGATTTTTGGGGAAAATTCTTTTGCCTGGCGTTTTCCGGTGGCGCTTTTCGGCGCCGGGGTTATCGTCCTGGGTTATCTTTTGGGTAAACAGCTTTTTAATCAGCGTGTCGGTTTAATCACGGCCTTTCTTTTAAACTTTGACGGTTTGGTTTTTGTCCAGTCGAGAATCGGCATGAACGACACCTTTTTTCTTTTCTTTATGCTTTTGGCGTTTTATCTGTTTACCAGGTATCGATCAGAAGCTGGGTCCTCACTTTTTCAACCCGCACCCGGGTCTGCCTCCATTCAAAGACCTGGGCATAGCACGTTGTTCTTTCCGATGGGTGGCGTCAGGGGTGCTCTTGAAAAAGGAGATACCCATCTTCTCTTTATGAGTATAAGCCTGGGTTTGGCTCTGGCTTCCAAATGGACAGCCATGTACGCGATCGGGATTTTGGGAGGTTTATTTCTTTTCAGAGCCGTCGCCAACGAATTTTTTCGCTCCACCTTGTCAACCCTGATAAAGAAATCAAGTGATAGCACGCAGTCAGATTTAGGTCAAGACGAAGCCGTAAGCTGTGAAGCTACAAAAATTGTTGGACGCCATCTCTTGCGGGGATTTTTTAAGTTTCTTTTAATTTTTCTTGCTATTCCGCTTCTCGTTTATCTTTTTACTTATCTGCCTTTCTTTGCCGGCGGGCATACCTGGCAGCAGTTTGACGGACTCCAGCACCAAATGTGGTGGTATCATACCGGGCTTAAAGCGACTCATCCGTTTACCTCATCCTGGTACTCCTGGCCGTTTATGTTTAGGCCGGTTTGGTATTATGTTGACTATGGTAAAGAGACGATTGCCAATATTTACGCCATGGGCAATCCGGCGATCTGGTGGTTTGGTCTTTTGGCGGTCGGCTACACTTTAGTATTAAGTATTAAGTATTTAGTATTAAGTATAAAACGAAAATACTTTATACCTGATACTTTCTACTTAATACTTATTGTTGTGGGTTATTTTGGTTTCTTTCTTCCCTGGGCTTTGTCGCCGCGGATTATGTTTCTTTATCATTATCTGCCCTCCATTCCCTTTATGTGTTTAGCCCTGGGGTATAGTTTAGACAAACTCTGGCAAAGTCCTCGGTTTAAAATACTTGCTATTTACTACTTAATACTTGTTATTTTGGTCTTTGTCTATTTTTATCCTCATCTTTCGGCCCTGCCGATTCTTAAAGAATTAAACGAAACCTATTTTTGGTTTCCCAGCTGGCGCTGA